The following proteins come from a genomic window of Elusimicrobiota bacterium:
- a CDS encoding ACT domain-containing protein, producing the protein MKRYLLTAAGRDRAGLVAAVSKTLFDNGCNLEDSAMTRLQGEFAVLVIFSGPAKVAGVERALRALGKKTGLAIHLKPLTAREARSPRNADNGVLVTVYGVDRPGIVHRVTALLAKAKVNITDLTTHRTAAPGTPSGYILYVEGEAPTGLAPAALETSLRAGVAELGVTLNVKPLATQAL; encoded by the coding sequence ATGAAACGATATCTTCTGACGGCGGCGGGGCGGGACCGGGCGGGGCTGGTGGCGGCGGTGTCGAAGACCCTTTTTGACAACGGCTGCAACCTGGAGGACAGCGCCATGACGCGGCTGCAGGGCGAGTTTGCGGTGCTCGTGATTTTTTCGGGCCCGGCCAAGGTCGCCGGGGTGGAGCGCGCGCTGCGGGCGTTGGGCAAAAAGACGGGCTTGGCGATCCACCTTAAACCCCTCACCGCGCGGGAGGCGCGCTCGCCCCGAAACGCCGACAACGGGGTGCTCGTGACCGTTTACGGTGTCGACCGGCCGGGCATCGTCCACCGCGTGACGGCCCTTTTGGCCAAGGCCAAGGTCAACATCACGGATCTCACGACCCACCGCACCGCCGCGCCGGGAACCCCCTCGGGCTATATTCTTTATGTGGAGGGCGAAGCGCCGACGGGTCTCGCGCCCGCGGCGCTCGAAACGAGCCTGCGCGCCGGGGTGGCGGAGTTGGGCGTGACCCTGAACGTCAAACCCCTGGCCACCCAAGCGTTGTAA
- a CDS encoding superoxide dismutase: protein MNTSRSSASTPLALPPLPYPDDGLAPYISKNTLSFHHGKHHRAYVDNLNKLLAGTERGDGPLEKVVRDAAGSAADTAVFNNAAQAWNHAFYWKSLRPRGGGVPPAALRDKMQSSFGDVETCRREFAAAALAQFGSGWAWLVENSGRLNILKTSNADTPLTLGVRPLLTIDVWEHAYYLDHQNRRADYVTAVLDHLINWEFALENL from the coding sequence ATGAACACGTCCCGTTCGTCCGCATCGACCCCGCTCGCCTTGCCGCCGTTGCCCTACCCCGACGACGGCCTGGCCCCGTATATTTCGAAAAACACGCTGTCTTTCCACCACGGGAAACACCATCGCGCCTACGTCGACAATTTAAACAAACTGCTCGCCGGCACCGAACGGGGCGACGGGCCGCTGGAAAAGGTCGTGCGCGACGCGGCCGGATCAGCGGCGGACACCGCGGTGTTCAACAACGCCGCCCAAGCGTGGAACCACGCGTTTTATTGGAAGAGCCTTCGCCCCCGCGGCGGGGGCGTGCCGCCGGCGGCCCTGCGGGACAAGATGCAATCGTCGTTCGGCGACGTGGAAACCTGCCGCCGGGAATTCGCCGCGGCCGCTTTGGCGCAATTCGGTTCCGGTTGGGCCTGGCTGGTCGAAAACAGCGGCCGCTTAAATATCCTAAAAACATCCAACGCCGACACGCCGTTGACCCTGGGGGTTCGACCCCTGCTCACCATCGACGTTTGGGAACACGCCTACTACCTGGACCATCAGAACCGCCGGGCCGACTACGTGACCGCGGTGCTCGACCACCTGATCAATTGGGAATTCGCTTTAGAAAACCTGTGA
- a CDS encoding FAD-binding protein — MPDPFDELMRQSLGADRVLSAPGDLFSYAYDAALEKRLPGLVVLPRTAEEVALAIRAAVSRGIPFVARGAGTNLCGGTVAPTGGMVIHLSRLNRVLSIDEKRRRAWVEPGVVNLHLQKILAPRGLFYAPDPASQKACTLGGNVGTNAGGPHCLKYGVTSTHVLGLEVALPDGTLRRFSVDDPGPDLTALWVGSEGTLGVVTKIEINLLPQPPVVETFLAAFPSMEAAAQTVTDTIAAGVVPATLEVMDRLTVEAVEAFVKAGYPRDAEAVLLVEVDGDPARVAEEGERARAFCRKNGARDLRVATNDREREKLWEGRRGAYPAMARLAPNVLVEDGVVPRTKLPEAVRAMRAIADRAGVRMGLIAHAGDGNLHPNMVFDERDAGETARVKAAGQEMLRACVDLGGSISGEHGIGSDKRAAMTWLFSPETLGLFGRIKAAVDPAHLSNPHKILPTTTTVIPAAAVPAGPVWRPTSAAEAELTVRWAAREKQAFVIGGTGHRLAGEASLPCLDTTALNRVLRHDPGNLVLTVEAGATLADVDRALTHTGQHLHAAGEGTLGGILSRNACRSPRLRDQILAMTVLLADGTVVRFGAPVMKNVAGYDAAKLFIGAWGALGVILDVTFRLHAAPAVGEAVPAPRPEFWNRDDLAPIKKAFDPENRINPVLFERP, encoded by the coding sequence ATGCCCGACCCTTTCGACGAGCTGATGCGTCAAAGCTTGGGGGCCGACCGCGTTCTCTCGGCCCCGGGGGATCTTTTTTCCTACGCCTACGACGCCGCCCTGGAAAAGCGCTTGCCCGGACTGGTGGTCCTGCCCCGCACGGCCGAGGAGGTCGCCTTGGCCATTCGTGCCGCCGTCTCCCGGGGAATCCCCTTCGTGGCGCGGGGCGCCGGCACGAACCTCTGCGGGGGCACCGTGGCGCCCACCGGCGGGATGGTGATCCACCTGTCGCGTCTCAACCGCGTGTTGTCGATCGACGAAAAACGCCGCCGCGCCTGGGTCGAGCCCGGCGTGGTCAACCTTCATCTGCAAAAGATCCTCGCCCCCCGGGGGCTCTTTTACGCGCCCGACCCGGCCAGCCAAAAGGCCTGCACCCTGGGCGGCAACGTGGGCACGAACGCCGGGGGCCCGCACTGCCTTAAATACGGCGTCACCTCGACGCATGTCCTGGGACTGGAGGTCGCCCTGCCCGACGGCACTCTCCGCCGGTTCTCCGTGGACGACCCGGGTCCCGACCTGACGGCCCTCTGGGTCGGCTCCGAGGGCACGCTCGGGGTGGTGACCAAAATCGAAATCAACCTTCTGCCCCAGCCCCCGGTGGTGGAGACCTTTTTGGCGGCGTTCCCGTCCATGGAGGCCGCCGCCCAGACGGTGACGGACACCATCGCGGCGGGGGTCGTGCCGGCCACCCTCGAGGTCATGGACCGCCTGACGGTGGAGGCCGTGGAAGCCTTCGTCAAAGCGGGGTACCCCCGGGACGCCGAAGCGGTGCTCCTGGTGGAGGTGGACGGGGACCCCGCGCGGGTCGCCGAGGAAGGAGAACGGGCCCGGGCCTTCTGCCGAAAAAACGGCGCCCGGGACCTGCGGGTGGCCACCAACGACCGGGAGCGGGAAAAACTATGGGAAGGGCGCCGCGGGGCCTACCCGGCCATGGCGCGGCTGGCGCCCAACGTGCTCGTGGAGGACGGCGTCGTGCCCCGCACCAAACTGCCCGAGGCGGTCCGCGCCATGCGCGCCATCGCCGACCGCGCGGGGGTGCGCATGGGCCTTATTGCCCACGCGGGGGACGGCAACTTGCATCCCAACATGGTTTTCGACGAGCGCGACGCCGGGGAGACCGCCCGCGTCAAGGCCGCCGGGCAAGAGATGTTGCGCGCCTGCGTTGACTTGGGCGGGTCCATTTCCGGCGAACACGGCATCGGCTCCGACAAGCGGGCCGCCATGACCTGGCTCTTTTCGCCCGAGACCCTGGGGCTTTTCGGGCGCATCAAAGCGGCCGTGGACCCCGCCCACCTGTCCAACCCCCACAAGATATTGCCGACGACAACGACCGTGATCCCCGCGGCCGCCGTTCCGGCGGGGCCCGTCTGGCGGCCAACCTCCGCGGCCGAGGCTGAACTCACCGTCCGTTGGGCGGCCCGGGAAAAACAAGCCTTCGTCATCGGTGGGACCGGCCATCGCCTGGCGGGGGAGGCGTCCTTGCCGTGCCTCGACACCACGGCCTTGAACCGCGTCCTCCGCCACGACCCGGGAAACCTGGTCCTCACCGTTGAGGCCGGCGCCACCCTCGCGGATGTCGACCGAGCCCTGACCCACACCGGCCAACACCTGCACGCGGCGGGCGAAGGCACCCTGGGAGGGATCCTGTCGCGGAACGCTTGCCGGTCGCCCCGCTTGCGGGATCAGATCCTGGCCATGACGGTTTTGCTGGCGGACGGGACCGTGGTCCGCTTCGGCGCGCCCGTCATGAAAAACGTGGCCGGCTACGACGCCGCAAAACTTTTCATCGGGGCCTGGGGCGCCCTGGGCGTGATTTTGGACGTCACTTTCCGTCTCCACGCCGCGCCGGCGGTCGGCGAAGCCGTGCCCGCCCCCCGCCCCGAATTTTGGAACCGGGACGACCTCGCGCCCATCAAAAAAGCCTTCGACCCCGAGAACCGGATCAACCCGGTTCTTTTTGAGCGGCCATGA
- a CDS encoding (Fe-S)-binding protein: MKNPDLESRPATGLSPEEQRAYDAAMHCNRCGFCTSFCPTYLATGDESLSPRGRNQAWRAFLEGRLDPADGQRAFDTCLLCGVCTSVCFAEVPTAKLMGSARQKTHDALGRSPLATLVLRVLLPRPRFFETFLKILFWGKRLGISGLLNRAGFLGWIHPRLAAAESLVETPPRRFLRGELPSAPSDAAVLQFLACGPNCVSPEIGRATARILKVQGVKAGGADNVCCGLPGISFGDRAAARRLARINIALLEKHPSATVLVDDSSCAATVKDWPTLFEDDTAWKSRAEAVARRTRDLLEWLNAHPIPAPSTEGAVTYHDACKARYAQGLIEEPRRLLRGAPGVDYRELPEADQCCGGGGTYQFMQPTVSRAVGERKTAHILATGAAVVLTSSVSCLLQLRAGLRRAGGAVRALHVAEFFARALDKQSKLK; the protein is encoded by the coding sequence ATGAAAAATCCCGACCTGGAATCCCGCCCCGCGACGGGGCTCTCGCCGGAGGAGCAACGGGCCTACGACGCGGCCATGCACTGCAACCGGTGCGGGTTCTGCACGTCTTTCTGCCCCACCTATCTGGCCACGGGCGACGAGAGCCTTTCCCCCCGGGGCCGCAACCAAGCTTGGCGGGCGTTCCTGGAAGGGCGGCTTGATCCGGCCGATGGACAGCGGGCCTTCGACACCTGCCTCCTGTGCGGCGTTTGCACCTCGGTCTGCTTCGCCGAGGTGCCCACGGCGAAACTCATGGGGTCGGCGCGGCAGAAAACCCACGACGCCCTTGGCCGCTCGCCTTTGGCGACTCTTGTGCTGCGCGTGCTCCTGCCGCGCCCCCGGTTCTTTGAAACTTTTCTTAAGATTCTTTTTTGGGGAAAGCGGTTGGGGATTTCGGGTTTGTTGAACCGGGCGGGGTTCCTCGGCTGGATTCACCCCCGCCTCGCCGCCGCCGAATCCCTGGTCGAAACGCCCCCGCGGCGGTTTCTGCGGGGGGAATTGCCGTCCGCGCCGTCCGACGCCGCCGTGTTGCAATTTTTGGCCTGCGGGCCCAATTGCGTCTCGCCCGAAATCGGCCGCGCGACCGCGCGCATTTTAAAAGTTCAGGGTGTGAAAGCCGGGGGGGCGGACAACGTGTGTTGCGGTTTGCCCGGAATCAGCTTCGGGGACCGCGCGGCCGCCCGCCGGTTGGCGCGTATCAACATCGCGCTGTTGGAAAAACACCCGTCCGCCACCGTTCTGGTGGACGATTCGTCCTGTGCCGCGACGGTCAAGGATTGGCCGACGTTGTTCGAAGATGACACCGCCTGGAAATCGCGCGCGGAGGCCGTGGCCCGACGGACCCGCGATCTTCTGGAGTGGTTGAACGCGCACCCGATTCCCGCCCCAAGCACGGAGGGGGCCGTCACTTACCATGACGCTTGCAAGGCCCGCTACGCCCAGGGGCTGATCGAGGAGCCCCGCCGCCTGCTGCGGGGGGCGCCGGGGGTGGACTACCGGGAACTGCCCGAGGCGGACCAGTGTTGCGGCGGCGGGGGGACCTACCAATTCATGCAGCCGACCGTGTCGCGGGCCGTGGGGGAGCGCAAAACGGCGCACATCCTCGCGACGGGAGCGGCCGTGGTCCTGACCTCCAGCGTGTCCTGCCTGCTTCAATTGCGGGCGGGCCTGCGCCGCGCCGGGGGGGCCGTCCGCGCCCTGCACGTGGCGGAGTTTTTCGCCCGGGCCCTTGACAAACAATCCAAGTTGAAATAA
- a CDS encoding transcriptional repressor — translation MKTELVFFPRWAAGRGGFAEKIREVFHAHVRKKGLVQTHQRDDILDHLLAADRHLTQEEIYAALKAKGIGKVTVFRTLKLLEEAELVDRVYDTDGRPRYEIKMERPHHDHLVCVDCGVIQEVQWPEIEKVQERECRRLGFVPLRHRHEVFGRCAPCAGKA, via the coding sequence ATGAAAACCGAGCTCGTCTTCTTTCCCCGCTGGGCGGCGGGGCGCGGCGGCTTCGCGGAAAAAATCCGCGAGGTCTTTCACGCGCACGTCCGTAAAAAGGGGCTCGTCCAGACGCACCAGCGGGACGACATCCTCGACCATCTCCTCGCCGCCGACCGCCACCTGACCCAGGAAGAAATCTACGCCGCCCTCAAAGCGAAGGGGATCGGCAAGGTCACGGTGTTCCGCACCTTGAAACTGTTGGAAGAGGCCGAGTTGGTCGACCGCGTTTACGACACAGACGGCCGGCCGCGGTACGAAATCAAGATGGAGCGGCCCCACCACGACCACTTGGTGTGCGTGGATTGCGGCGTCATCCAAGAGGTCCAGTGGCCCGAAATCGAAAAGGTGCAGGAACGGGAATGCCGCCGTTTGGGTTTTGTGCCCCTGCGCCACCGCCACGAGGTGTTCGGCCGATGCGCTCCCTGCGCGGGGAAAGCGTAA